In the genome of Triticum urartu cultivar G1812 chromosome 5, Tu2.1, whole genome shotgun sequence, one region contains:
- the LOC125508413 gene encoding translation initiation factor IF-2-like, translating into MFGIVDIYNFLYKFGQRLPTHPSPPVPPLRDGGEGFWRGRPRAPSSLLLSRRRQRAWPGKARPGQRRWGLLVPQRAEERRGSFSPGGAQCEHRVPRHDIALARWGGGCVAGGTDGGGSRRPRRGGTNLASGGAPARGLKATRPDVPGRPAVSAGSEVTGAGQLGSGGGGACRSDVVFSTGCRGLGHRPGVAVAPAIGGGEVAPLSGSGGFHSSSGHHGSSAGRLDFWYRLVCRRPVSTFDPSARHSTTIFVEGCWPSPQLRSITRLTPGSRTELDSRLAAGPCSSRAQWHDQARLTPGAVGWVDGGQFSSSRVSALGAPRGVKGGSFTLIYLVGVAAGLG; encoded by the coding sequence ATGTTTGGTATTGTAGACATCTATAATTTTCtttataaatttggtcaaagGCTCCCGACTCACCCTTCCCCTCCCGTGCCGCCCCTGCGTGACGGCGGGGAAGGCTTCTGGCGCGGCCGCCCACGagccccctcctccctcctcctctcccgccGCCGCCAGAGGGCCTGGCCAGGCAAAGCTCGCCCGGGCCAACGGCGATGGGGCCTTCTGGTTCCCCAGCGTGCAGAGGAGCGACGCGGGTCCTTCTCGCCGGGTGGGGCGCAGTGCGAGCACCGGGTGCCGCGGCACGACATCGCACTGGCGCGTTGGGGTGGTGGTTGTGTTGCAGGCGGCACGGATGGTGGTGGGTCGCGTAGGCCGAGACGCGGAGGCACGAATCTGGCGAGTGGGGGTGCTCCTGCGCGAGGGTTGAAGGCGACGCGGCCTGACGTTCCTGGGCGTCCTGCGGTGTCTGCTGGCAGCGAGGTGACCGGCGCAGGGCAGCTTGGTAGCGGTGGTGGCGGTGCGTGTCGGTCGGATGTGGTGTTTTCCACCGGGTGCCGCGGGTTGGGGCACCGGCCCGGTGTGGCTGTTGCTCCGGCCAtaggcggcggcgaggtggctccGCTCTCTGGGAGTGGTGGCTTCCATTCGTCGAGCGGGCATCATGGCAGCTCGGCGGGTCGGCTGGATTTCTGGTATCGGCTTGTTTGTAGGCGGCCCGTTTCGACCTTCGATCCCTCAGCTCGTCATTCGACCACTATCTTTGTCGAAGGGTGTTGGCCCTCCCCCCAGCTGCGGTCCATCACTCGTCTCACACCCGGCAGCAGGACCGAGCTCGACTCGCGCTTGGCAGCAGGACCGTGCTCGTCTCGGGCCCAGTGGCATGACCAAGCTCGTCTCACGCCCGGTGCCGTAGGATGGGTCGATGGAGGCCAGTTTTCGTCATCCCGGGTCTCGGCACTTGGGGCGCCCAGGGGTGTGAAAGGCGGGTCCTTTACACTCATATATTTGGTTGGGGTAGCGGCGGGTCTCGGGTGA